From the genome of Lutzomyia longipalpis isolate SR_M1_2022 chromosome 2, ASM2433408v1, one region includes:
- the LOC129790815 gene encoding leucine-rich repeat serine/threonine-protein kinase 1 isoform X1, whose translation MSLSPEAEDFPGRLLHQAALWDNVELLVDLLQEEQHLIECQDTFGRTPIHAAAITANSNCLQLLINARANVDAQAMDGKTALHLSAEHGHEQNIDVLLAAGASYTLRDSAGASPFDLAEKFGHKRCMEMLKDAADAFEEIRSLKYRELREAVVSNDEHEVRIILEALGNEREVIVNMAPGGANTLIFSSAQAGNEVIVRMLLEAGADGRAHAVTRYSPLYTAVHNGHVEVTKMLLGKFPELVQQLTVEKWLPLHAACINGHNDVVELLLNYTYPDYLYSTYRDPTGETEWRLAFDPNTQDVTGQTALYVACLLGNKPLVDLLLGWKVKCIKMRDGDVETRPVSSRVSTSPTKRRISYGIQSIMSRLSLGRDAVEEAESESNSWINPLQVDLLCGAARETALLAAVRGGHIDVVGALLQKKADPNVMAKPIEDPNDPKLSDEVYGFSNIPLAEAVRQKSIQMVELLLKYGAKDEQSTALSIACANGNEQIICKLLSIRAHPDPEYKINKKALTSEIELAGNRVSPDGGLTYGSLFPNTSIMINWNNCDLSSIKINFLSEAVLLHNTRLKEHPKCGILALGALTRIDISHNGLTALPPEIFTLCSLRYLNAAQNKIQFLPLPEDIPTSPARILAGSRRCSRQFPKEYECFVLEELYLQDNRLEVLPPALFRMQSLITLDVSNNKLQELPFEMWRAPKLKELNVAFNLLKDLPVLPNQEGGASQSEPASPVTEAFLFNQMEESEAQSRNRTITQVDLVRHHIWSKSLEVTDQEVRLTDIRNDENISQLTSLNLSNNLFTSIPLALPCLAINLTRLSMSYNSLRSMGHVTSYPASLKQLDLGHNEITCWPSLPRIAALDPHLACYNPQEVKPTKQPIKNLTNQNTEVSVIKTNASSGNITSLRTAVLKSVCSHRRHLRLEGLRTLILADNLLTRIQLSTDDVATLSDSEESEWSLVGVTKSRLIFPNLSMLDISNNCLKEIPPTIHELSNLSVLNISGNVDVTELPPHMGLLSRLWNLNTRGCTLQDPLKAMIDSKKYKTMDIIGYLKSVYEDARHYARMKLMVVGVQGIGKTSLLEQLRQEGPNRNKKPVDHWAKRMGHKNINTKTSRGINMSTVGVDIGDWVCEKKLRGHSQHGPVVFRTWDFGGQKEYYATHQYFLSKRSLYLVLWRITDGRRGLAEVLQWLGNIQARAPNSPVIIVGTHYDAVGDTFPAKKAEELQLIIRDRFIAVADAEKMGLPRVLDSIEVSCRTGHNIKLLSNLIYDTAFSLRSPGSKELLLHQKVPASYLALEDVIGTISSALRQVGADPVLDAERYRNMVTQEMQSRGYKRFRDWSELNQATMFLHENGCLLHYDDATLRDLYFLDPQWLCDMLAHVVTVREINPFARSGIMRMDDLQLLFKNSCLGSSDNRGYIVSLLNKFEVALTWDSRTLLIPSLLPENEDTRGGQVVTVKIAARSRGWAMRSRRGGGLASASAYDLTSPPDSLGATQANHPEYDICTLPRPEKVISRLLLMSYFPSGFWSRLITRVLADDQVVDALRNIYPMRKEDFEEPEVNQLLNIASHWTVWQTGLALYHGTTLIFKMREIPPSCPFSPYRNPNNRFKLKQDGVWCDIDMNATSILEITFPMHAIGLRRIDEAGCGTTVKEMEANIQCVSQLVSLSVDHIDILLEDWYPTLGTRFVHTSEGRFLVTRLVPCPKCLKRSDERNSHSFTGSNPPKGAGKFPEKGGSKRLSMERRDFAVGESSGLNELPAILQAFDHAISARKSQDSLGWSDGDSGVGPDSAGSSRAASVEGHPLLMAETTGPPNYCWMVEECILAAYDKKSVSCPVHAEVDLRIITPDIIFLDLSDCYLIRPEDITRGPLLGRGAFGFVFKATCKSRVSKNLIPVAMKMLQPVPPGSRAKESAIIAYKAALGKWERDPLQHSCKAYCTARQELAVLLTLKHPNIVPLVGVCTQPLALVLDLAPRGALDSVLRQYRRNGARIGPYCFQSLVLQAARAMEYLHRRHVIYRDLKAENVLVWDFPEPHAYDHPDNSVHIKVADYGISRVTLPSGAKGFGGTEGFMAPEIMRHNGEEEYTEKVDCFSFGMFLYELLSLRQPFEGHEAVKECILEGGRPVLTQRETQFPCYCLDLMVLCWDQQPKNRPSASQIVSIASAPEFTHLLDVVSLSHTGGVLAGVGYPVVASPEDDTLSYELWLPCSNSRIDLLLGSPKGWQQYHRILCPKISTGRGSTPMKLTTVCVVDTSVWIGDADGNIYGFNASDCTHLFSYALEPTQPSPVVALVHLNRINRVAAGLENGRLFLLDSSNIPTSYVSAEGSFVLTELGSGERLHSVCALWRLDDDVCELWCGETDGAMNVFGLKDSVVSEHTLLNHFDVSLGGRESNVVLLYASEEFVFSCVAPGCILYQWNVARKEIENRLDCSKLIPCSESLRSIAIEEHLSPGKCQITALAVLGNDLYIGTTWGCLIIVEKDTLRPITVFRPFDDEVRCILPLYTPGHNLAPLIVTIGRGYRSLIHRYTDSVPRSITTPSGNERRHLFGSPERISGNSGGAPKDRSSNMHALIWRADHWTPV comes from the exons ATGTCTCTGAGTCCGGAGGCGGAGGATTTTCCAGGAAGATTGCTTCATCAG GCAGCACTGTGGGATAATGTTGAGCTGCTTGTTGATTTGCTGCAGGAGGAACAACACCTCATCGAATGTCAAGACACATTCGGACGGACACCCATCCATGCGGCAGCAATCACAGCAAATTCCAACTGCCTTCAGCTCCTGATCAATGCACGAGCGAATGTGGATGCCCAGGCAATGGATGGGAAG ACTGCGCTTCATTTGAGTGCCGAACATGGTCATGAGCAGAATATTGACGTCTTGCTGGCTGCTGGAGCTTCCTACACGCTGAGAGACTCTGCGGGGGCGTCCCCGTTCGACCTGGCGGAGAAATTCGGTCACAAACGGTGCATGGAGATGCTCAAGGATGCAGCTG ATGCCTTTGAGGAGATCAGATCCCTCAAATATAGGGAGCTCCGAGAGGCTGTGGTGTCAAATGATGAACACGAAGTACGAATAATCCTCGAAGCTCTCGGAAATGAGCGCGAAGTGATTGTAAATATGGCTCCTGGTGGTGCCAATACCCTCATCTTCTCCTCCGCCCAGGCTGGCAATGAAGTCATCGTGCGGATGCTTCTTGAGGCCGGTGCAGATGGGAGAGCTCACGCTGTTACGCGCTACTCTCCACTCTACACAGCCGTCCACAATGGGCATGTGGAGGTGACGAAGATGCTTCTGGGAAAGTTTCCAGAACTAGTTCAG CAATTAACGGTGGAAAAGTGGCTACCACTGCATGCAGCCTGTATCAATGGGCACAATGATGTGGTGGAGCTCCTGCTCAACTACACCTACCCAGACTATCTGTATTCCACATATCGTGATCCAACGGGTGAGACAGAGTGGAGGCTGGCTTTTGATCCCAATACGCAAGACGTCACTGGGCAGACAGCCCTGTACGTTGCATGTCTCCTGGGGAATAAACCTCTGGTTGACTTGCTGCTAGGATGGAAGGTGAAGTGCATAAAGATGCGTGATGGTGATGTAGAGACACGTCCTGTGAGTAGTAGAGTGAGTACTAGTCCAACTAAAAGGAGGATTTCCTATGGGATTCAGTCGATTATGTCACGCCTAAGTTTGGGCAGAGATGCCGTTGAGGAGGCTGAAAGTGAATCAAATAGCTGGATAAATCCTCTGCAAGTTGATTTACTCTGTGGTGCTGCCAGGGAGACAGCTCTCCTAGCAGCTGTCCGTGGGGGGCATATAGATGTTGTTGGGGCACTTTTGCAGAAGAAAGCCGATCCCAATGTGATGGCAAAGCCAATTGAAGACCCAAATGATCCAAAACTCTCAGATGAAGTGTATGGCTTCTCAAACATTCCCCTTGCCGAGGCAGTTCGTCAGAAATCCATCCAAATGGTGGAGCTACTGCTGAAGTATGGTGCCAAAGATGAGCAATCAACAGCCCTCAGTATTGCCTGTGCCAATGGCAATGAGCAGATAATATGCAAATTACTCTCAATTCGTGCACATCCGGATCCGgagtataaaataaacaagaaagCCCTCACGAGTGAGATTGAACTGGCGGGGAATAGGGTGTCACCCGATGGGGGCCTGACGTACGGCTCCCTCTTTCCCAATACGTCAATCATGATAAATTGGAATAATTGTGATTTATCCAGCATCAAGATAAACTTCCTCAGTGAAGCTGTTTTGTTGCACAATACACGACTCAAGGAGCACCCAAAGTGTGGGATTTTAGCCCTTGGGGCCCTCACACGTATTGATATTTCCCACAATGGGCTCACGGCATTGCCGCCGGAAATCTTCACGTTGTGTAGTTTGCGCTACCTCAATGCGgcacagaataaaattcaatttctacCCCTTCCGGAGGATATTCCAACATCCCCCGCGAGGATTCTCGCAGGGAGTAGACGGTGCTCACGGCAATTCCCCAAGGAGTACGAATGCTTTGTCCTGGAGGAGTTGTACCTGCAGGATAATCGTTTGGAAGTTCTCCCACCTGCTTTGTTTCGCATGCAATCCCTCATTACCCTGGATGTGTCTAACAATAAGCTGCAGGAGCTGCCGTTTGAGATGTGGCGTGCTCCGAAGTTGAAGGAATTGAATGTTGCATTCAATCTCCTGAAGGATTTGCCGGTGCTGCCAAATCAGGAGGGAGGTGCTTCACAATCGGAACCCGCAAGTCCAGTGACCGAAGCATTCCTGTTCAATCAAATGGAAGAATCTGAGGCACAGAGTCGCAATAGAACCATCACACAGGTTGATCTTGTGCGTCATCATATCTGGTCGAAATCCCTCGAAGTCACCGATCAGGAAGTCCGTTTGACGGACATTCGCAATGATGAGAATATTTCGCAACTCACAAGTCTCAATTTGTCCAATAATCTCTTCACGAGCATCCCTCTGGCCCTCCCGTGTCTTGCTATAAATCTCACAAGGCTCTCAATGAGCTACAATAGCCTGCGTTCAATGGGGCATGTCACGAGTTATCCAGCAAGTCTCAAACAGCTCGATTTGGGGCACAATGAGATTACCTGCTGGCCCAGTTTACCACGAATTGCAGCTCTTGATCCCCATTTAGCGTGCTACAACCCGCAGGAGGTGAAGCCCACAAAGCAACCAATAAAGAATCTTACAAATCAAAACACAGAAGTTTCTGTGATCAAGACAAATGCCAGTAGTGGGAATATAACATCCCTCCGGACAGCTGTGCTCAAGAGTGTCTGCAGCCATCGAAGGCATTTACGCCTCGAGGGCCTCCGGACGCTAATCTTGGCGGATAACCTTCTAACACGCATCCAGTTGTCAACAGACGATGTGGCCACACTGTCGGATTCGGAGGAATCAGAATGGAGCTTGGTGGGTGTAACAAAATCCCGGCTAATCTTTCCAAATCTCTCAATGTTGGACATCAGTAACAATTGCCTGAAGGAGATCCCCCCGACGATCCATGAATTGAGCAATTTGAGTGTCCTCAACATCAGTGGGAATGTCGATGTCACGGAATTGCCTCCACACATGGGACTTCTGTCGCGTCTGTGGAATCTCAATACGCGCGGATGCACGCTCCAGGATCCCCTGAAGGCGATGATTGATAGCAAGAAGTACAAGACAATGGACATCATTGGGTACCTAAAGTCCGTCTACGAAGATGCCCGACACTATGCCCGGATGAAGTTGATGGTTGTAGGTGTGCAGGGAATTGGGAAGACAAGCCTGCTCGAGCAACTTCGGCAGGAGGGACCGAATCGCAACAAGAAGCCCGTTGATCACTGGGCCAAGAGGATGGGGCATAAGAATATAAATACCAAGACAAGCCGGGGGATCAACATGTCCACCGTTGGTGTGGATATTGGGGATTGGGTGTGTGAGAAGAAGCTCCGGGGGCACTCTCAGCATGGACCTGTTGTCTTCCGAACGTGGGACTTTGGGGGGCAGAAGGAATACTATGCAACGCATCAGTACTTCCTGTCAAAACGAAGCCTCTACTTGGTGCTCTGGAGGATTACAGATGGCCGCCGGGGACTGGCTGAAGTGCTTCAGTGGTTGGGAAATATTCAAGCTAGAGCACCAAACTCTCCTGTAATCATCGTGGGGACGCACTATGATGCAGTTGGAGACACCTTTCCCGCCAAGAAGGCTGAGGAGCTGCAACTCATCATCCGGGATAGATTTATTGCAGTAGCTGATGCAGAGAAGATGGGACTACCGCGAGTGCTGGATTCCATTGAGGTCAGCTGTCGCACGGGGCACAATATAAAGCTCCTGTCGAATCTAATCTACGACACAGCCTTCTCCCTTCGCTCTCCTGGCTCCAAGGAACTCCTGCTGCATCAGAAAGTCCCTGCAAGCTATTTGGCCCTTGAAGATGTAATTGGGACAATTTCCTCAGCTCTCAGGCAGGTTGGAGCTGATCCTGTGCTCGATGCTGAACGCTACAGAAACATGGTGACGCAGGAGATGCAATCGCGTGGCTATAAGCGCTTCCGGGATTGGTCAGAACTCAATCAGGCGACGATGTTTCTGCATGAAAATGGTTGCTTGCTCCACTACGACGATGCAACGCTGAGAGATCTATATTTTCTCGATCCTCAGTGGTTGTGTGATATGCTGGCTCATGTGGTGACAGTACGAGAGATAAATCCCTTCGCAAGATCCGGAATAATGCGAATGGATGATCTGCAGTTGCTCTTTAAGAATTCCTGCCTGGGATCGAGTGACAATCGCGGGTACATTGTGAGCCTCTTGAATAAGTTTGAGGTGGCACTCACGTGGGATTCCAGGACACTGCTCATCCCATCTCTCCTGCCCGAGAATGAAGACACACGTGGAGGGCAGGTTGTGACGGTGAAAATAGCCGCACGAAGTCGTGGATGGGCTATGAGGTCTAGGAGAGGAGGAGGATTGGCCTCAGCGTCGGCCTATGATCTAACATCACCACCAGACTCATTGGGAGCAACGCAAGCCAATCATCCGGAATATGACATTTGCACCCTTCCACGACCTGAAAAAGTAATCTCTCGGCTTCTCCTTATGTCCTACTTCCCTTCGGGTTTCTGGTCCCGCCTCATTACACGTGTCCTGGCTGATGATCAAGTGGTTGATGCCCTGAGAAATATCTACCCGATGCGGAAGGAAGACTTCGAGGAGCCAGAAGTAAATCAATTGTTGAACATTGCCTCCCACTGGACTGTTTGGCAGACAGGATTAGCTCTCTACCATGGCACTACGCTGATCTTCAAGATGCGCGAAATACCACCATCCTGTCCCTTTTCGCCTTACCGTAATCCCAACAATCGTTTCAAACTAAAGCAGGATGGTGTGTGGTGTGACATCGACATGAATGCCACGAGTATCCTCGAAATAACCTTCCCGATGCACGCAATTGGCCTTCGGAGGATCGATGAGGCGGGCTGTGGTACAACGGTGAAGGAGATGGAAGCTAATATTCAATGCGTATCCCAGCTTGTATCTCTCAGTGTTGATCACATTGATATTCTCCTTGAGGATTGGTATCCCACCCTTGGGACACGCTTTGTACACACCTCCGAGGGGAGATTCCTCGTGACGCGCCTTGTTCCGTGTCCAAAGTGCCTCAAGAGGAGCGATGAGAGGAATTCCCACTCCTTCACGGGATCCAATCCACCCAAAGGTGCTGGAAAGTTCCCCGAGAAAGGTGGCTCAAAGCGCTTGAGTATGGAGCGAAGAGATTTTGCTGTGGGTGAATCAAGTGGACTCAATGAACTCCCGGCAATCCTGCAGGCATTTGATCATGCAATCTCTGCTAGAAAATCCCAAGATTCCCTTGGATGGTCTGATGGGGATTCAGGTGTTGGCCCGGATTCAGCTGGATCTTCACGAGCAGCTTCAGTTGAGGGCCATCCACTGCTTATGGCTGAAACTACAGGACCACCAAACTACTGCTGGATGGTGGAGGAGTGCATCCTTGCTGCGTATGATAAGAAGAGTGTCTCCTGTCCAGTACACGCCGAAGTTGATTTACGCATCATTACTCCTGACATT ATCTTCCTGGACTTGTCAGATTGCTACTTGATTCGTCCGGAAGACATCACAAGGGGTCCCCTTCTCGGTCGTGGTGCCTTTGGGTTTGTCTTTAAGGCCACGTGTAAGTCGAGAGTATCGAAAAATCTCATTCCCGTGGCAATGAAGATGCTCCAACCTGTTCCACCGGGTTCACGAGCAAAAGAAAGCGCCATAATAGCTTACAAAGCAGCCCTGGGGAAATGGGAGAGAGACCCGTTGCAGCACTCATGCAAAGCTTACTGTACGGCTAGGCAGGAATTGGCGGTGCTACTTACCCTTAAGCATCCCAATATTGTTCCCCTTGTGGGTGTTTGTACGCAACCCCTTGCCCTGGTGCTGGATCTAGCGCCACGGGGAGCTCTGGACAGTGTGTTGCGGCAGTACAGAAGGAATGGAGCTCGAATTGGGCCGTACTGCTTCCAATCGCTCGTTCTACAGGCTGCCAGGGCTATGGAGTACCTGCACAGACGCCATGTCATCTATAGGGATCTCAAAGCTGAGAATGTGCTCGTGTGGGACTTCCCGGAGCCACATGCCTACGATCATCCGGACAATAGTGTGCATATCAAAGTGGCGGACTATGGAATCAGTCGGGTAACTCTCCCGTCTGGAGCTAAAGGATTTGGGGGTACTGAAGGATTTATGGCGCCGGAGATTATGCGTCACAATGGAGAAGAGGAGTACACGGAGAAAGTTGATTGCTTCTCATTCGGGATGTTCCTGTATGAACTTCTCTCCCTGAGGCAACCCTTCGAAGGTCATGAGGCAGTCAAGGAGTGTATCCTCGAAGGTGGACGTCCCGTGCTAACGCAGAGAGAAACTCAATTTCCCTGCTACTGCCTGGATTTGATGGTACTCTGCTGGGATCAGCAACCAAAGAATCGTCCATCTGCCAGCCAGATTGTCTCTATTGCCAGTGCTCCGGAATTTACGCATCTCCTGGATGTTGTATCACTCTCGCACACTGGTGGTGTTCTGGCCGGTGTTGGGTATCCCGTTGTGGCGAGTCCGGAAG ACGATACTCTGTCGTATGAATTGTGGCTTCCATGCTCAAATTCCCGGATTGATCTGCTTCTCGGCTCCCCAAAGGGATGGCAACAGTATCATAGGATTCTCTGTCCAAAAATCTCAACTGGACGTGGGAGTACTCCAATGAAACTCACCACAGTTTGTGTTGTGGACACATCAGTCTGGATTGGGGATGCTGATGGGAATATTTATGGCTTCAA TGCCTCTGATTGCACGCATCTCTTCTCCTATGCCCTGGAGCCAACACAGCCTAGTCCTGTTGTTGCCCTTGTGCACCTCAATCGCATTAATCGCGTTGCTGCTGGTCTCGAAAATGGACGACTCTTCCTGCTGGATTCCTCAAATATTCCCACAAGCTATGTTTCCGCCGAGGGGAGCTTTGTTCTCACGGAACTTGGCTCTGGGGAGCGTCTACATAGCGTGTGTGCCCTGTGGCGCCTCGATGATGATGTCTGTGAGCTGTGGTGCGGAGAAACGGATGGGGCAATGAATGTGTTTGGCCTGAAGGATTCAGTTGTGTCCGAACATACGCTTCTCAATCACTTTGACGTCTCTCTGGGTGGAAGGGAGTCCAACGTGGTGCTCCTCTATGCATCTGAGGAGTTTGTCTTCTCATGCGTGGCCCCGGGGTGTATTCTCTACCAATGGAATGTGGCAAGGAAGGAAATTGAGAATCGTCTGGATTGCTCAAAGCTCATTCCGTGCTCCGAGAGTCTCCGCAGTATCGCCATTGAGGAACATTTGAGCCCAGGGAAGTGTCAGATTACAGCACTGGCGGTTCTTGGGAATGATTTGTACATCGGGACAACGTGGGGATGTCTCATAATTGTCGAGAAGGACACCCTACGGCCCATTACTGTGTTTCGTCCCTTTGATGATgag GTTCGATGTATTCTGCCTCTGTACACACCAGGACACAATCTGGCACCTCTTATTGTGACCATTGGACGTGGGTATCGTTCCCTCATCCATCGGTATACAGACTCAGTCCCGAGATCCATTACAACTCCATCGGGGAATGAGAGGAGGCACCTCTTTGGTAGCCCTGAACGCATTTCCGGCAACAGTGGAGGAGCCCCGAAGGATCGAAGTAGCAATATGCACGCACTAATCTGGAGGGCAGATCACTGGACACCGGTGTAG